tctctgccacagaaggtagttgaggccagttcattggctatatttaagagggagttagatgtggcccttgtggctaaagagatcagggggtatggagagaaggcaggtacgggatactgagttggatgatcagccatgatcatattgaatggcggtgcaggctcgaagggccgaatggcctactcctgcacctattttctatgtttctatgatttaccTCTGagggccaagggaatcaagggaaatggggaaaaagcaggaacggggtactgattctggatgattaccatataatataaccatataacaactacagcacggaaacatctacctgcactcagaccataaccctctaatcccctcttatccatatacctatccaatttactcttaaataataaaatcgagccagcctccaccacttccaccggaagcccattccatacagccaccaccctctgagtaaagaagttacccctcatgttacccctaaacttttgtccctcaattctgaagctatgtccccttgttggaatcttccccactctcaaagggaaaagcctacccacgtcaactctgtccgtccctctcaaaatttaaaaaacctctatcaagtcccctctcaaccttctacgctccaaagaataaagacccaacctgttcaacctctctctgtagcttaagtgctgaaacccaggcaacattctagtaaatctcctctgtaccctctccattttgtcgacatctttcctataatttggcgaccagaactgcacaccatactccagattcggcctcaccaatgccctgtacaattttttaacattacaccccaacttctatactcgatgctctgatttataaaggcaagcatcagAGATGGTTAGCCATGGTCAGGCTCCAAGGGCCgcgtgacctactcctgcacctatttcccatgtttctatgtactgcagatgttggcttccactgaagattagacacaaaatgctggagtaactcaacgggacagccagcatctctggagaaaaggaataggtcacatttcaggtcgagacccttcttcagactcttaatgTTAAGAGTAACTTAATGCTATTGTAACTTAATGTTGTTACAATGATCCTATTTGTTTCCCCATATTCCCACCAACGttgcccagattctaccactcgctacacactggggacgatttacaccggccaattaacccaccgtcTTGCATGTgtgtgagatgtgggaggaaactgaagctcaTGGgaaaactgaagtaactcagcgggtcaggcagcaattctggagaaggatcttgacccgaaacgtcacccattccttctctccagagatgttgcatctccagcactttgtgcctacctcaagaagaatggagaaacaaggaactacagatgccggtgtACAGGACAAGGCACAAAGGTGCATGAGTAGGtctcactgagtctgaagaagggtcccgacccaaaatgtcacctattcctgttctccagtgatgctgcctgaccctcttgcctggaatgatcttatagaagcgtataagatcatgaggggatagggaaatggacagagtCGAGTAGAAccagagaatcaagaaccagagctcacaggtttaaggtgaggggggaaagagttaatGGGAACATGAGCGGCAACTTTTTCATCACATGTGTTTTACTAACTCATGGTGTGGAAACACCTGTCAGAGCCTAACGACCTGTATTCCAAATCAGGTCAGATtagggaagacacaaagtgccggagtaactcagcgggtcaggcagtatctctggggaacatggataggtgacgtttcacagagtgccgtagtaactcagcgggtcaggcagcatctctggggaacatcgataggtgatgtttccggttgggacccttcttcagatgtcctcaatctgaagaagggccctgacctgcaacgtcacctatccatgttctccagagatgctgcctgacccactgagttactccagcactctgtgaaacgtcacctatccatgttctccagagatgctgtctggcccgctgagttactccagcactttgtgaaacgtcacctatccatgttctccagagatgctgcctgacccgctgagttactccagcattcagtgaaacgtcacctatccatgttctccagagatgctgcctgacccgctgagttactccagcactctgtgaaacgtcacctatccatgttctccagagatgctgcctgacccactgagttactccagcactctgtgccttcccTTGGTAaatcaacatctacagttccttatttctacatattGATCCTGCTTTAGGGGAAATCTAATCAGTGACAACAGAGGAATGCAGAAGCGATCAGTTAAAACTGAGTTTTTGTCTCTGCAATTATATCCCTTTTGCAAAGATAAGGATGAGCTCCCTGAGAGCAATGACCTGGATTGTCAGATTTAAATGTGTCACAACCAACTATTTGTCCTCCAGGCAAATGCTTTGTTGATATTTATTGCAGGATTTGAGAACAAGAAGAGAAatacggagacacaaggaactgcagatgctagaaacctGAGtggaacagagtgctggagtaactcaggggtcaacagcatctctggagaacatggataggtgatgtttcaggtcgagacccctcttctgaAGTACCTGTTTCAATGATATCAGGCCCTGCTGAGACTGCATCTTGAATATTGTGTGTCGCTCTGGTCTCCTTACAGGAGGGTAGACTAGCAATTGAGAGAGAGTAGGAAAGAGCAGCCAGATTCATTCCTCAGTGTGTGTCagaatcatatagcatggaaacaggccccttgtcccaacttgcccgtgccaaacaagatgccccgtctaacctagtcccacctgcctgcatttaaacatagaaaataggtgcaggagtaggccatttggtcctttgagccattcaatatgatcatggctgatcatccaaaatcagtaccccgttcctgctttctccccatatcccttgattcctttagccttaagagtatatctaactctctcttgaaaacatccagtgaattggccttcactgccttctgtggcagagagttccacagattcacaactctctgggtgaaaaagttcttcctcatctcagtcctaaatgttctaattcttacactgtgacccctggttctgatcattggcccatatccctctgaacctttccaatctatgaagctatccaaatgtcttttaaatgtggttctggtacctgactcaactacctcctctcgcagctcatttcatatatccCCCACCCTATATGTGAAAAAGGttaaattaaatctttcccctctcaccttaaacctttgtccctagttcttgatttccctcctctgtgcatttacccgatcgatTCCATTCATGATCTTCAACACCTCTATAAAAATCACCCCTAGTCCTCCTAtgctaaagtcctagcctgcccatctgCCCCCTGAGGCTTAGGCCCCGAATCCCTGGCAAAATCCAAGTAAATCTTGTCTGTACTCTCTCCAGCTTAACATCATTCCTATTAGTGtgtccaaaactggacacaatactccaaatgcagcctccccAATGGTCTTGTACGACTATCACATAACATCCTAACGTTatgtctggagatagacacaaaatgctggagtaactcagcgggacaggcagcatatttggagagaaggaaatggtgacgttttgggtcgagacccttcttcagtctggctgGCTACTCCTGGTGAAGCCTCTGCTAGCCCATGCCAGCCTTGCCAACCCCATTCCTTGGCCAAGCCTATGCCAAGCCAACTCATTCTTTGGCCAGGCTATGCTAACCCATGCCAGCCTTGCCAAGCCCATTCTTTGACCAAGCCCATGCCAGCCTAAGTCTTGGCAAACCCATGCCAGCCCTGCCAAGCCCTACCAAGCCCATACCAAGCCTACCCGTTCTTTGGCCAGACTATGCTAACCCATTCCAGACCTGCCAAGCCCATTCCTTAGCCAATCCCATACCAAGCCTACCTGTTCTTTGGCCAGGCTATGCGAACCCATGCCAGCCTTGCCAAGCCCATTCTTTAGCCAACCCCATGCCAAGCCAATCCATTTTTTGGCCAGATCAGAGCATGTTAACCCATGCCAGCTTTGCCAAGCCCATTCCTTGGCAAACCCATGCCAACCCTACCAAGCCCTGCCAATCCCATACCAACCCTACCCATTCTTTGGCCAGGCTATGCTAACCCATGCCAGCCTTGCCAAGCCCATTCTTTAGCCAATCCCATACCAGCCCTGCCAATCCCATACCAACCCTACCCGTTCTTTGGTCAAGCTATGCTGACCCATGCTGACCCGTGCCAGCCCTGCCGAGGCCATTCCTTGGCCATGCCCATGCTAGCCCATGTTGTTGGCCAACCTCTCCAGGGTTCACGGGGCTCCATCCGGTCCACGTGACCGGCCGCGGCGTGACCCGGAAGTGAGCGCACGGAGCGACGGCGTCCGAGACCAACAGTTACCGGTAACGGGGACGGCCCGACCTCCGCACCCGGCccgcacacggacagcacccggccCGGCCCGACCTCCGCGCCCGGCccgcacacggacagcacccggcccgcacacggacagcacccggccCGGGTACCGCACCCACCCGGCCCAGCCCGCCCACACAGGTACCGCACCCACCCGGACAGCACAGGTACcgcacccggcccggcccggcccgcacacggacagcacccggcccgcacacggacacggacagcacccggccCAGCCCGCCCACACAGGTACCGCACCCACCCGGCCCAGGTACCGCACCCGGCCGGACAGCACAGGTACCGCACCCGGCCGGACAGCACAGGTACcgcacccggcccggcccggcccagcccagcccgcaTAGACCAACAGTTACCGGTAACGGGGACGGCCCGACCTCCGCGCCCGGCCCGCACACGGACAGCACAGGTACCGCACCCGGCCTAGCCCAGCCCGCACAGCAGCTGGGGCCACAGGTACCGGGGCCCAGcccgcacacacacccccccccccccccccccccgcacccaaacCCGCACAGCAGCTGGGGCCACAGGTACAGATACTGGGGCAcggcccgcacacacacacacacacacacaaacccgcaCAGGTACCGGGGCACGGACAGCACTCGGGCTGGGGACGGGACGGGAGGGGAGTGATGGAACCcccgggggagagagaaaaagggaggggaggggggtggagggaggagggtggggggagagagggggcgtgggggggagggtggagggggagagggaggggggagagagggaggggggagagaggagggaagagagagggggaagagagaggagggagggggaagagagaaagggagagagggggggagggagggagggagggagggagaggagggagggagagagggaagggagagagggagggggaagagggaggagggagggggaagagagaaagggagaaagggagaggagacagagaggggggagggagagagggagggggggtgggagagagggaagggagggtggggggagaagagggagggtcgTGGGAAGCCCCCAGGGACCAAGCGTGGGaaagatgggggggtgggggtgtgacggATGCCCGGGCAGTGACCCTGACTCTATGctatctgtgtaagaaaataactgcagatgctggtacaaatcgaaggtatttattcacaaaatgctggagtaactcagcaggtcaggcagcatctcgggagagaaggaatgggtgacgcttcttcagtctaaagaagggtctcgacccaaaacgtcacccattccttctctcccgagatgctgcctgacctgctgagttactccagcattttgtgaataaataccttcgatgccaTCAGTGCACATAATGGTCCAAATGTGGCCatgcaaagtcctataaagctccaTCACCTCTTCCTGACTTTCATACTCAACACCCTGACTGGTGAAAGCAAACATGCCTGTGCAGTGCTGCTGAGTCTGGCACTGTGTCTTCCTGCAGGAAAGTGCCTTGCAACttttgtctagtttagagatacagcatggaaacaggcccttcagcccaccgagtccacactgaccatcgatcacccattcacgctagttctttgttattcctctttcttatccactccctgcacacaccaggggcaactttacagaagccaattaacctacaaacccacgaggtcacggggagaacgtacaaactccacacagacagcacccatagtcaggatctaaacttggtctctggtgctgtgaggcagcggccctaCTAGcaactttgtttagtttggtttagtttagtttattgtcacgtgtacagaggtacagtgatcagcttttgttgcgtgctatccagtcagcggaaagacaatacacgattacaatcaacccattcacaATGTGTggatacatgttaagggaataacgtttagtgcaaggtgaagccagtaattgagccatccagtgtacagctgTCTGATAACGGTCTTGCCAGTGCTGTGATGTGTTTGTCTGCTCGTCCCCAGCATGGCCATGGACACTCGCTTCACCAGGGGCAAGTCGGCCATCCTGGAGCGCTCACTCACCCGCCCCAAGTCAGAGGTCAGCCTGAGCGCCTTCACTCTGCTCTTCTCGGAGATCGTGCAGTACTGCCAGAACCGCGTGTACTCGGTGTCGGAGCTGCAGAACAAGCTGTCCGAGCTGGGTCAGCAGGTGGGGGCCCGAATCCTGGACGTGCTGGTGATGCGCGAGAAGAATGGCAAGCGTGAGACCAAGGTGATCAACGTGCTGCTCTTCATCAAGGTCAACGTGTGGAAGGCCTTGTTCGGCAAGGAGGCGGACAAGCTGGAGCAAGCCAATGACGACGACAAGACCTACTACATCATCGAGAAGGAGCCCCTCATCAACGCCTACATCTCGGTGCCCAAGGAGAACAGCACGCTCAACTGTGCCTCCTTCACCGCGGGCATCGTGGAGGCCATCCTCACCTACAGCGGATTCCCCGCCAAGGTCACGGCCCACTGGCACAAGGGCACCACCCTCATGATCAAGTTTGACGAGTCTGTCATTGCACGCGACAAGACTTTGGATGGGCGATAAGAtgtgctctccctctcccccaactgcCCACAGTCGTCAAGGACAGTAACCATGTGCAGTGTTAAGATAACTTTGTCTCCACCTGCCCTCCTCTTTCACCCCCTGCTGTGGACTATTAACCATTCCAAGTGTGCAAGTGTTGCTGTTTAACTGTGTCCCTTATTCCGCCTGTTTCAGTCTTCTGTACTTTAGGAAATCTCCTAAATAAGGATGGATTTGCTGGCACCTGGTATTAATTATCTGATGTGTGTGAAAATTAGCATTGCGTATAAAACCATTACAAAATCTCGGGTTGCTTTGGTGGCGGTGACAAACTCTCATGTTTGTGGTGATtctgggtgtggtggagacgttgATGATCCCTGTCCAGTGATGGTGTTGCCCTGGTTTGTTGTCATTCTCACTGTAAGAGTGGGAAATGATACCGTAGGGCTCCTCTGTTGTAGTCAGGATAATGTACCCGCTGTACCGAGAAAAGTCGTTTCATTTAATGGCTTTTATGGAAACGCTGTCCTATGTAAATTAACCGAGAAAGTTTAATATTTACACGGGAAATCCATTCACATTGGATCAGGAGATTGTGAAGAACTTCGGAATCTGTTTTGTGTCAGAATTAGAGTTTTTGTTTTGCGCTCTGAAAACAGTTAATGTTTGCGATAATCCCTTTCCCTTGAACCCATCTGTGGTAAAAGTTAGTCTTGGAGCACTTGTACGTGTTGTTCTAATAAAAGTAAAGAATTAATTTATGCAAATGGAATGCTTAAGAATTGTGATACATTGTGCTGTGCGGTACCTGATTTGCTCCTGTTCCAGTAATGTCCACTTGACAGAGACCTAACTCCTGCACGCATCATTCAACAGTGAATCAGCCAGGTATTCTTGCTTGATTATTATCCGGCCTTGAGCTTGGTCATTTCACTATCTTTACTTCAGatacagatagagctctaggggctagtgaaatcaggggatatggggagaaggcgggcacagagttactgattgtggatgatcacaatgaatggcggtgctggctcgaagggccaaatagcctcctcctgtcaCCGcggacaacaggcccttcagcccaccgagtccacggttgggacaatttacggaagcacgtctttggaatgttgggggaaaccagaacacccagagaaaaccccacaaggtcacagggagaatgtaaatctccgttaaaaaaaaaaacttgcctcgtaaACCTCTTTTTAAACGttacctctctcaccttaaaagtaCGCCCTCTGGTGTTTgatattcccaccctgggaaaaagactccatCCTTATctttatatatagtataagaaaataactgcagatgctggtacaaatcgatttattcacaaaatgctggcagcatctcgggagagaaggaatgggtgacgtttcgggtcaagacccttcttcagacttatctttGCCTTGCATAATTGTCTGTACTGGTACTGAAACTATCAggttgctccagagaaaacaatccaaggttgTGCAGCCTCTCATCACAGAATATACTCTCCGGTTCAGGTAGTATTCTGGCAAACCCCTTCACCAACACTCCAAATCCTCCATTTTACCTATAGAGTGTGACGCCACaaaggtgctttattgtcacagtgaaattatttctgCCTCGATCACACTTGcacgagtcgccatattttggcgccatttacaaaatgtCCGGTCCGTGCGCTGGATGTACAGGAGCGGctcctgatccaggcgagccccaggctgctacagggcctcttcctccgtcaccctcgagCTTCTCGGCCCGCCGACCCacgtccctctccccgcccgcccgcccgtgtGTCCCGGGGGCAAacacctgcagctgaccttgcaggcgctggaggcaaaTACCCCGCTCCCTCACCCACCGGCCCACTCCTCAGGTCCGTCgtcaccagcggctccctcctcaactctctggtcttcggggccGAGTTCAGCGGCTTCCCCCCTGCAGGCTGCGGGCTTCTTAAGGCAGAAACCTTTGCATCCCATGTCAAGCAAGGTGCCAGCCTACATGGTGTGAGCTTGGTTACGTAAAACCCACCTGGAGAAGTGGACCATTAGAAATACAAGCACCTGGAGGAGAtaccaacgaagatagacacaaagagctggagtaacgcagcgggacagcacctctggaagaaaacaaggaggtgtcgagacccttcttcagactgatacctcCAAGATAAGTTCAGAAGTATGAGagaggtggcacggtagcgcagcagtagagttgctgcttgacagcggctgcagcgccagaaacctgggttcgatcccgactacggtttctgtctgtacggagtttgtatgttctccccgtgacctgtgtgggctttctctgagatcctcccacactccaaagacgtacagatttgtcggttaattgtcttggtaaattatccctagtgtgtgtgtaggatagtgttaatgtgcagggatcgctggtcggcacgggcccggtgggccgatagagcctgttttcgtgctgtatctaaactaaacccgttgaaaattaccgaatagtgaaaggcctggatagagtggatgtggagaggatgtttctgttagtgggagagtctaggaccagaaggcacagcttcagaattaatggacgttcctttatgaagaagatgaggaggaatttatttagtcagagggtggtgaatctgtggaattctttgccacagaagggtgtgggggCCAagtaaattgatatttttaaggcagagatagattcttgatcagtaagggtgtcaggggttatggggagaaggcaggagaatggagttgagagagaaagatagatcagccataattgaatggcggggtagacttgatgggccgaatggcctaattctgctcctatcatttatgaacatgagatgACCAATAGATTATTCAGCAcaacaggatagtttgtctgtttgtttctatgttaattgtttttgtaaagcgctttgagcatgtgataaggcgctatataaaataaatggattattattattattattattactgtttcCACATCAATCTCTGTACCAACAGCGAAGCCAGCTCCCAACCCACATTGTAAAGCCACCTTTGTAAATTGGGGGTTTCTTtattattaattaaaaatatatcatACAAGCATTTACAACAGAAGAAACTTGAAGTGCATCAATTCCCACTGCGCCATCACGACAGAGGTTACAAAGGCTGTTACATGGAGCTCTGACTGGCGCTGTAAACTGAATGATGATTCCCCATGTGTGCACGTTGACTTTgaaagtgaaggggaaatgatttaataggaatccgaggggtaactttttcatacagagggtggtgggtgtatggaacgagctgccagaggaggtagttgaggctgggattatcccaacatttaagaaacagttagacaggtacacggatggataggacaggtttggagggatatggaccaagcgcgggcaggtgggactagtgtagatgggacatgttggtcggtgtgggcaagttgggccaaagggcctgtttccacactgtatcactcaataacTATGACTTTCATGATTACCCTGAGATTCAAGAGAAAGTGATGATCAGTTCCAATTCCGCTGACATGTTTCCTGGTTAAGGCACAATGTTACATCATAACAtttttggaaaatattttttaaaaagcgctTCAGGGTCGTTGTCCTTGTTTGGTCGGTTTTCCACCCAGTGCAAAGTGGAGGAGAGAACTACTTTCCCTGCCCCTGGCAGGCAAACCCTTCAAAATGGTTGGCAGACTCTGGACCcttgcaggaactatcccaacgtttaagaaacatttacacaggtacatggatgggacaggtttagagggatatggaccaaatgcaggcaggtgggactagtgtagctgaggcatgttggccggtgtgggaaagttgggccgcagggcctgtttccacactgtatcactctatgactgtgcacCAATTTCAAAAGATTCTGGAACAGCTCATTGATTTCTGGC
This is a stretch of genomic DNA from Rhinoraja longicauda isolate Sanriku21f chromosome 37, sRhiLon1.1, whole genome shotgun sequence. It encodes these proteins:
- the trappc5 gene encoding trafficking protein particle complex subunit 5, whose translation is MAMDTRFTRGKSAILERSLTRPKSEVSLSAFTLLFSEIVQYCQNRVYSVSELQNKLSELGQQVGARILDVLVMREKNGKRETKVINVLLFIKVNVWKALFGKEADKLEQANDDDKTYYIIEKEPLINAYISVPKENSTLNCASFTAGIVEAILTYSGFPAKVTAHWHKGTTLMIKFDESVIARDKTLDGR